The genomic stretch TAACCGAAAGGGACAGACCCATCTCGCTCGGAATTTGATGATCTCCAAGTAGGGTCTCCATAAATTGAATTACTGCTGTAAAAGTCAGCCAAGGACCCATCGAAACCACCATTTGATGCAGCAAATGAAGATGTAGGGGGCACACTTGCACCACTGTTTCTTCCATAACCTCCAGTTCCCAGACCATAACTGTTATCCCCAACTCCATAACCAAGATTACTGCTATTATTAGAAACATTATTTCCTCCGCCTTGAGCTGACATTGCTGAAGATGGCCAATTAGCCCCAGTATTTCCAAATGTACTTCCTCCAATGGTCCCACTTCCTGATCCAATGTAAGCATTAGAATTTGTGGAGTTAAGACCATCAGGTCCACCACCCCCATTCCCCCACAGGTTCCGAGACACTGAGCTGAAAAACGAAGATGTGTTTCCTCCATTACCGCCATCATACCCAATGGGATTGCTAAACCTATTTGAATTATTGATATAATAAGGACTCAATCCACCCCGTCCATAgttcatattattattattattattattataatttgcATTTCCTCCAAAACCTGGGCTCAAGCCTGGCTCATAATTCATACCAATTCCATAACCAGAACCAAATGGAGGAAATCCACTACGACCACCAGCAACTGGACTGAATCTACCAAGTCCATAGCCTCCACCTGTATTTGGAATATACCCCTGAGTGTAGCCATTAAGCAAGCTATTGACCCTACTCAGACCATAGTTGTATCCACCAATAGGGCTACGACTGGAGCCAGGTGATAACTCTTTGGGAACTGCACGCTTGACTTCAACCATCTTCCCGTTCAGTTCATGAAATGTCTTAAGCAAAACCTTGTCCACTGCCTCTTCTGAATCATAAGTGATGAATCCAAAGCCTCT from Pyrus communis chromosome 7, drPyrComm1.1, whole genome shotgun sequence encodes the following:
- the LOC137739652 gene encoding heterogeneous nuclear ribonucleoprotein 1-like, with amino-acid sequence MQSDSGKLFIGGISWDTNEERLKEYFSSFGEVVEAVIMKDRTTGRARGFGFVVFSDPAVADSVIMEKHNIDGRMVEAKKAVPRDDQNILGRSSGSIHGSPGPGRTRKIFVGGLASTVTESDFKKYFEQFGTITDVVVMYDHSTQRPRGFGFITYDSEEAVDKVLLKTFHELNGKMVEVKRAVPKELSPGSSRSPIGGYNYGLSRVNSLLNGYTQGYIPNTGGGYGLGRFSPVAGGRSGFPPFGSGYGIGMNYEPGLSPGFGGNANYNNNNNNNMNYGRGGLSPYYINNSNRFSNPIGYDGGNGGNTSSFFSSVSRNLWGNGGGGPDGLNSTNSNAYIGSGSGTIGGSTFGNTGANWPSSAMSAQGGGNNVSNNSSNLGYGVGDNSYGLGTGGYGRNSGASVPPTSSFAASNGGFDGSLADFYSSNSIYGDPTWRSSNSERDGSVPFGYGLGGTASDVSAKSSPGYVGGYSVNKRQSNTGIAA